AACACCAGATTGGAAAAAGCGCTACGCAGTTCCATCTCGCTACCGCGCAGGCGCGTCTTGCTCGCCGCATCAAGGGTGATCTGGTGGTTGCGCTCGCCCGACAGCGCCTGGGCGTCGCGGCGAATGCCGATCAACATCAGGTCGATGTCCACCGCGGTTTCTTCGGTCACCTCATCGCCGGTCTCCAGTCGTGCCAGCATCAGCAGATCATTGAGCAGACTCTGCATGCGCGACGCCTGTTGCTGCATCTGGTGCAGAGGTCGTTTCCAGCGCGGATTGATTGGCTCTTCGCTGTCCTGCATGGTTTCCAGATAGCCGACCACCACCGTCAAGGGGGTGCGCAACTCATGGGATACGTTAGCGACGAAATCCTTGCGCATCTGCTCAAGGTTATGCAGACGAGTAACGTCCCGCACGACCATCAGCCGTTCGCCTTCACCGTAGTGGGTGACGGTGTATTGCAGCCAGGTGCTGACATCAATCGGTGAGGGGATGTCGAGTGGATCACGATAATTGCCGGTTTCAAAGAAATCGACGAAACGCGGATCGCGAATCAGATTGGTCACGTATTGCCCGCTGTCATCCGGAGCGCGCAGCCCGAGCATGCGCTCGGCGGCGTGGTTCCACCATTCCAGCTTGCCTTTGCTGTCGATCATGACGACGGCATCACTCAGTGCGGCGGTGGACGCCTGAATACGATCAATGACCAATTGCAGGCGCGTGCGCATGCGGTTATTGCGTCGCTGCAAATGGTGAATGCTGTCAAAGATATTACCCCAGACGCCGCTGGTCTCGGGTGGGGGCTCGTTGGGTTGGGTAGTCAGCCACTGGTGGAAGCGCAGCATCTGGCGCAGGTTCCACACCAGATAAGCGCTAAGGCCGACA
This genomic stretch from Halopseudomonas pelagia harbors:
- the phoR gene encoding phosphate regulon sensor histidine kinase PhoR, encoding MRTNWLGGVIYRLFWILLPCLIAGLIFGQIAWALVVGLSAYLVWNLRQMLRFHQWLTTQPNEPPPETSGVWGNIFDSIHHLQRRNNRMRTRLQLVIDRIQASTAALSDAVVMIDSKGKLEWWNHAAERMLGLRAPDDSGQYVTNLIRDPRFVDFFETGNYRDPLDIPSPIDVSTWLQYTVTHYGEGERLMVVRDVTRLHNLEQMRKDFVANVSHELRTPLTVVVGYLETMQDSEEPINPRWKRPLHQMQQQASRMQSLLNDLLMLARLETGDEVTEETAVDIDLMLIGIRRDAQALSGERNHQITLDAASKTRLRGSEMELRSAFSNLVFNAVKYTPDNGEIHIRWWQDDKGAHLSVADNGTGIAAQHIHRLTERFYRVDSSRSTHTGGTGLGLAIVKHVLLRHQGKLDIVSAPDKGSTFICHFPAARLV